In Aegilops tauschii subsp. strangulata cultivar AL8/78 chromosome 3, Aet v6.0, whole genome shotgun sequence, one genomic interval encodes:
- the LOC109775235 gene encoding uncharacterized protein codes for MADAPLYKQHRRYTRELHDVDLHGNHKLHVICRSKGEDVDKMLSTLRRKLGRMPVKLVGVDVEYTHYVKPQRTAVLQLCVEKECLVYHISAAKDRPMELDKFFMNGEYTFVGFAIEGDKS; via the exons ATGGCAGATGCACCTCTTTACAAGCAGCACCGCAGGTACACCAGGGAGCTCCACGACGTCGACCTCCACGGCAACCACAAGCTCCACGTCATTTGCAGAAGCAAGGGTGAAGACGTGGACAAGATGCTGTCCACGCTCAGGAGGAAGCTCGGCAGAATGCCCGTCAAACTAGTCGGCGTTGATGTCGAGTACACGCACTACGTGAAGCCACAGCGGACGGCAGTGCTCCAGCTATGCGTAGAAAAAGAATGCCTTGTCTACCACATCTCTGCAGCTAAAGACAG GCCAATGGAACTAGACAAATTCTTCATGAATGGTGAGTACACCTTCGTCGGATTCGCCATTGAAGGAGACAAAAGCTAG